AAGGGAAAACCTTAAAATCCACCCCACTTTTTCCACCCCTTAGCTGCCCACCATTGAACCTCCTCCTCTTAGCCGCTAACACCATCAAAAATCCATCACTGGGCCTGCTTCCCCCTTACAACTATCGCCCTGAGACGATGAACAATATAGCCCTACCACTGCGCAGTTTGAAACCCCTTCCTCTTTCTCCACTCATCCAAATTCCATTCACCACAACCACTAAAAACACCATAATTGAACTCAAGGACCCTAAAAGCGCCACCTCCTAGGCTGACTTTCCCATCTCCATTGCCATGAGACAACGTCGTACCCACCTCTATCACTGTGATGCTCGAGCCTCCCAAGCCCTTAAATctcatttctctctctctcttgtAAGACCACCATGAGACCAAAACCACCATCTGAAAGAAGAGGGGAGGGGATGGGGAGGTTTTAGGGTGGCGATAGTGGCAGTAGTAGGAAGGTGATTAGGTTGACGGTTTTGGTGGCACTGGGGGTAGTTACGGGAATGGGGTTGGAGTAGGagcctttcttttttttttatttggttttagttttttagtgctttttttttaatttttctttttttttttttactttgtgaACCATTAGGATGATGATAAGTATCATGTTTAATCTCTTATACAAGTCACTAACTGGTTGAGTGCCTTTAATATAAAATACTCTTAAAGTtcgaatttttaaatattaatctaaagttgaaatttttataataaaagatTTTTGAAAGTAATTTTTTCCAGAAGCAAATTTAGGTTTTATTCTTTTGAAAAAGATATTAgggtaataaaatattattattataaattatttaaaaaattcaagtgatattaataaaatttatattttaacacaaattaatttcatgaattaaatatatatacttaaatTTAATTCTACAAATCTGTATTTCCTTTAAATGCCTAACTATTGCATGGAAGATTTTATCGttaagttttaagttttaacttatttttgatTTATACCTGTATGGAaagcaaattttttaaaacaatatgATAAGTTATGTAAatgctttttttctttttattaagaaACCACCTACgtatacataattttttttgcattatAGTGTAGGTCGAGGAGAGTGAAATGATAAGCGATGATCgaatttaaaatattacttaaaataatattatatattctaactaATACAAAACTCAACTTTTTCAAGAGTATTTATTCTTGTGACAGACCGTTTCTCGATGAAAGTACTTCAAAATTTACAAGGAGCTCATAcgctaataattgtattaattgggctcaTGGCTATTCAACCCAGATTTGAAGAACGTCTCATTGTGAGACCTTCTCACACAATAATTATTGTTTCAAAAAAGTCTTAAATTCGATTCTCATcaaatatacattttttttcagTCTATTCTATAATAATCAAATTTTGAAACACTAATTGTAATGAGTGATGGTTCTCTGAGAAACACATTAAATATATGAGCTAAAtagtattattaatttttaagaaaaaaaaaattctgaattttttattttgaatttgtcTCTTAAATGACGATCTCTCTAATATATGATTTCGAAAAGACACATGATTGAGTGACAATGGTTTGCAAACATACAATAAATGCAAATTATAAATAAACCgccattattttattatactccTCCCACCAACCGACCTTATGCCTTTCCACAAATTCTCCATACGACGACCatcttttcaaatttaaatcatttttatcatagatttttaatatatatatatatatatatatatatatatatatatatatatatatatatatatatatatatatatatatattaatcacACAAATTTTTTCTATATATGTCAAATTATTAATATGACACCAAATAAAAGGCAATGTTAGAAGATTAATCTAAAAAGATTGGGcgacaaataaatatattttatagtgGTATGTTGTACTAACTTTGTTTTATGACAGtttctatttgtttattttttttgatagagacagtttttatttcaattttattcttttaagttttgatttttaacagtttttgatgattttgataTAAAACTTGAGCGAAATATGATTTGTATTGCttttgttctttgattttgcCTTATCTAATTAGTAATTTACTTAAATTTTAACCTAATGTGACcattttaaaactaattaatttaaaattatttgttaacaagcaatatatttatttagtttattaaagtgaAATACGGGTATTTACATATAAGAAATCATATCGATAATAACAATATCACTTATCCAACTTTAAGATTGTCTGATATTTGCTATAATTCATGGTTTATTATAGTCTTGTTTTTATGTACAATATTcatctataatttttttatttttatatatgggTCTTTAATTTGCTATTTTATATACGTACGTATGTAAGAGTcaagataattaataattatgcggaagaaaatattttttccaAGAAAAActtcattaaatttatactgtgtaaatttaataatttatttaaatatattataataaaaatctcTTTGCAATAAATCTCCCAAAAAAACTCttacataaaatatttaaatgttacaatttcaatatgagagAACATTtatattaaacaaaacaaatggATATGTATTGTATGATGACatgtaatatatttataaaatttatttagcaACAATGTACTTAATAAATgtgtattaattatatataatgaactttgatattattaattaataataatttttctcTGTACACAggataaaatttttttcatggTTACTGAAATTGAAGATggaaaataatattatcaaGGTATTAATAATTCCACTAATTATCCTTCTAATACCACCAAAAATACATTCATGGGGATCATGGTTTGGATGGTCTTCCAAGAATCCTTCATGGAAGAACAATAAAATGGAAAGTAATTTGGTAGCAGAATTTTCAATGGAAGCTTTGAATGATCCAAATGCAATAGAATTAGTTGAAAATGCAAGAACAAAATTAGAAGGATTAAATCCATGTTGGTTTAATGCatataagaaattattttcttCATGTTCAGAAATATTTGctgaagaagaaaaaagaagtaGGCTTGCTTGGTTACTTAGTGATTGTTTTCAAATGGATTCAGGAAGGAATTCTTTTCCTTTGTGTGATGAATGGAGTTGTATGATTGATTGTCTTAGAAAATTGAACAATGATGAACATAAGAtttatttggagttttatcttcAAACCAACACTATTTGCCATCAATTACAGTTGAGTTTTCTTCTATGTTagatttgttttcatttatgtGGTTGATTTGATATTGATAAATAGAGATTTAGGGTAAAGTTGTCGTTATTGTTATCGTTTGTTAtttctttaatactttttttataaaagtattGTTAGTCTATGTATATTTAGtttgttaaagtgatcacttagaaTTTTAAAGTGGTCAATTAGAAGAAATAACTAGTTTTATCTATCTCACGGTAAACAGTCTCACAGAAGACCGGGTTGTACgtacatatatttttatataaatctaGCTAATAGAGGGAAATGGTGCATGTTTTCCCCTTTTATGTGACAGGTCCAAGGCTTTTAAGCTTCAAGTAGAGGGTTTAGTGAATGACTTGAAAACCTCAGCATTATCAACACAAGAAAAACTAGAAACAATTgaagaaaaatcagaaaatcttgTTCAAAACTCAAATCAAATACAAGAGTCAATCATAACAATTGATGAACAATCCCAGAAAGTGGGTGAAAATCTCAAGAACTTGTTGGGTGATTTTGGGATTGTAATGAGGCATTCAAAAGGGCTTAATGAGCAAGCCAAGGGGATTTCCTTGTCTCAAATGGAGTTATTAGAAGGACAAGGTTTAATGAAGGAGAAAATGGAGGAAAGTACTGCACATATTCTAGAATCTTCCAGTAATCTAAGACAAGAAATTGATGTTTTAGAGAAGAAAACAGGGGAAGTTGGAAAGGAAGTTATTAAGGTTGGAGCAGGATTATCTAAAAAGTTGCAAAATCTTCAAGGAAAAACAGATGATATTGCTGATATGGCTGGGATCACTGTAGAGAAGCAACATGAACTTCTTGTTGGGCAATCTGAGGCTCTTAAGGGTCTTCAATCTCTTACTGAATTTCAGTCTGAAGCTCTTGAAGAAAGCAGGTATAATGTATATAtgcaacaacatttcattattcCAATGTCATTTAATTAAGCGGGGTTTGAGGATCGGATGTATATAATCTTATCTTTGTTAGCAATAGCAAATAGATTGTTGCGTATTAAAAATTGGTATTAGATATTATTTGTGATGCTCATTATTTCGATGGGGCCAAAGATTTATGCATTATACACTTCTTACTTAGATGAAGTTGCACATTCCGTTTGCTTCGGATCAATCAGAAATAACAtcttgttagttttatcattaacaacGGTAAAATTGCGTATACTGACCCTCCCAAACCCCATCCTAGGTGGGAGCCATAAATACATTGGAGTAATGGAATGAAATGGATTATATATCATCTGCAACAACATTTCGTTATTCCAATGTCATTTAAGTCATTTAAGTGGGGTTTGGGGTTAGATATATACCACCTTATCTTTGCCAGTGATAGCAAATAGATTGTTGCTTGTTAAACATTGGTATTAGATATCATTTGCAACAATATTTTGTTATCCCAATGTCATTTAAGTGGGGTTTGTATACAATCTTATCTTTGTTAGTAATAGCAAATAGATTGTTGCTTATTAAACGTTTGTATCAGATATCATTGTTATTCCAATGCCAATTGTATCAGACATCATCTAAAATTATGTGCGCTTCTTATTTGTCTGAAGTATTAGATAATGTTTGTGATTCAAGATTAATACGAAACAAACTCTGTTATTTCAAGGATACATATGTCTCTCCTAATGTTGATGACTTACTACTGTTTGATAAGATTGGATCAGAGTCTGGTGTAATTTGTTGATGATTGGGCAattttggttcatgtttttcAGGGTTAGTTTACAAGAAATAGTAGGATTTGCACATGGACAACACCAAGAACTGCAGGAGCAGCAGAAGCAGCTACTGCAGGCTCACAATCTTTTGGCTATTAATTCAAAATCAATGTTGGAAGCTCAGGTTAATTTTTATGCACTTCTAAACTGAAACATGAAGTAAAGTAACATATATTTATTAACTATGtgaaacaatctctttgttttGACAAGAATAAAGTCAAATGTTCAATCAAACAGAAAAATGTGCAAGGGTTGCAATTATTGATAATCACTACTAAAAAATGAGAAAAGTGATGGCACATGGCCTTGCCATTTAAAAACTATATCGCTCGAGGGACGGCCTTCTGGGTCAATGCTAAAGAATTGGACGCTAAAAAAAAATCGACGCGCTAAAATGGGATATGACATTGGTGATTGTTCTGTCTCGTCTGGCAATGGTCGTCTCATCGCCAAGGCCGTCGTCTGTACTTTTTTTAAAAGGCGGCGACTTGGGCTGTCACCAACCCGTTTCCATTAAATGTATGTTTTGGCTACGATTTGGTCGTCGCCTGAGATTTGCCCATTAAGGCCAATTACACCCAATATCAGGCCAACACACGGTTTTTTACACCTTAGTTTTTCTGAAAACCTTATATCAACTCCAATGCAAGCACTAGGTTTCGTGGGAGTTTAACATTGGAATAATAAAATATCGTTATATCgaaatgatgttgattttgtttaactTGAATTTGTAGGAAGCTTTCGAGTCGAAACAAGGAaatatgtttaaggcaattgaTAAGCTCTTTGCCTTGCACAATGCCATGCTACTTGAGTCAAGGCTTATTAAAGCTATTTTCATCTACTCACTCTTAATTGTGGTCATTTACATGTTCACTAGCACAAAGCAAACTTACTCTGTGAGATGTAGTCTTTACATAGGTATGCACTTCTTACATACTCCGAAGAacggaaaaattgatattaataattcaactttttactCGTCCGAtatgaataatctcatttttagattattttctaataattcaatatttatcCGTAATTCATTGTGAATAATAATTCTATCTTTGTCTTAGTTTGTTGGCAATATATTctattattacttattattaaATAGGTATGTTGTGGGCAATAAAGAAAAGCTTGATTTAATAGATAATGCCTTATTTAACCTGATATTTTCTATATGTTATAGGTCTATGCATTGCATTTGCCCTAGAGTGTGGAATACTACAGTTTTCAAGTATTGAGATTGAACAAAAAACTCAATTAAGAACTATAATTAAATCACTTCTTTGTGGTTTTGCTCTCATCCAACTTTTATACTCTTTCATCACTTACAGGTAagtatctatatatacatataaagtGACTACTATACCTACAGTTGTTCATTCGGGTTATCAGGTCACTTTCAGATTATGTGTTTCGGGTCAATTCAAAATCGGGTTTTGTGTTcatattgattttttaataatttcgaattcatttaaaatTCGGGTTTGGTTATAAGGTCATATAAATATCGAATCGTCTGGTCTGTTTTGAATATCTATGCCACTACCTCTTCTTGTAAAGAGTTTTAAATAGTAATGGATTATAGTAATTTGTTGCTTGTGTATGTGACATTGCATATGATGTTTAGTAGCTATAACAAGTTAATTTGAAACAACCACTTTGTTTTTACAAGAGTAGCTAGTCTAACACTGTATATCTGACTTTATAAAATCCTTTTATAGTGTGAGCTTAAATGAGATCCACTTGATGATATGGAGAGTTAAGATCGATCTCTCAATTACCTAAAAGAAATTAAGAGCTTATTATCTAATTAAACCGTTGAAATTACTAGATGGAGAAAAATAAAGAGGATTTTAGAACTTTGTTTTAAGGTAAATATAGGTGTCCAAATCTTTTTGTAGATAAAGGACCAAAGGAAATAGAGAGGATGCTTACACATATGAAGTTGTTTTAAAATAGTATAAATTTGATCAATAAATTTTTCCTAGTTAGGAGCCACTCAATTACATTTTCactataaaaacaatttaatttgGAGACAAAATCATATTTTGAGAAGAGATGTTTAGTGACAAAAATTGTGACAAAGGCTTTTTGTCACCATTTTTGTCACACCATTTTTGTCACCAACTAGCTATAAAACAGTTTGTCGCCTAATTTATCACTAGGATAAATCTTGTCACTATTTTTGTTACTAAGGACTGCAAcacttttgaaattcatttgTGATAAAATAGGCAATAAAGCCTTTTGTCGCTAAGGTTTTTTTACCCGGCAATTAAATTTCGGACTTCAATTCAAATCTTTTTAAATTCATTCTTCAAATCTTAACTTAccatttcattcttcaaaccATTTATCTTCTTCAAATTCTCtctaacatcttactaacttatCCTCCTCCTCTCTACTTcttcaaacatttttttaattgttcttgTGGAATTTTGTCATGCTTTTCTCATCTTTTGACAAGTTTTCAAATTGATTATGGGtatgttatttttgtttatttttttcctcgcttcttccattttc
This genomic stretch from Amaranthus tricolor cultivar Red isolate AtriRed21 chromosome 9, ASM2621246v1, whole genome shotgun sequence harbors:
- the LOC130823215 gene encoding protein GAMETE EXPRESSED 1-like, with the translated sequence MLQFQYERTFILNKTNGYVLYDDMIKFFSWLLKLKMENNIIKKYLLKKKKEVGLLGYLVIVFKWIQEGILFLCVMNGVLIEGNGACFPLLCDRSKAFKLQVEGLVNDLKTSALSTQEKLETIEEKSENLVQNSNQIQESIITIDEQSQKVGENLKNLLGDFGIVMRHSKGLNEQAKGISLSQMELLEGQGLMKEKMEESTAHILESSSNLRQEIDVLEKKTGEVGKEVIKVGAGLSKKLQNLQGKTDDIADMAGITVEKQHELLVGQSEALKGLQSLTEFQSEALEESRVSLQEIVGFAHGQHQELQEQQKQLLQAHNLLAINSKSMLEAQEAFESKQGNMFKAIDKLFALHNAMLLESRLIKAIFIYSLLIVVIYMFTSTKQTYSVRCSLYIGLCIAFALECGILQFSSIEIEQKTQLRTIIKSLLCGFALIQLLYSFITYRDYEALNHNMLATLIEKVNKIEKVRDFSLEDDWEDDSHIDWLSWVEMDLPEDLSINEDPDYMPPILDQHVGTSQNFK